The genomic stretch TTCCGGAGGCCGCGCACCTCGAGGAGCGTATCCGCCGGCGCCTCGATATCCTCCGGCGTGAGGCCCCGCAGGTCGCTGTCGCCCTTGGCCGGCGGCAGCTCGGTCGCCGCCTCGGCCGATACGGCGAGCGCTTCGGTCATCGTGCCACCCCCCGCTCGCCGTGCCGGCGCCCCGCCCCCGAATGCCTCATGCCGCTCCTCCCTCCGGCGGCTCTCCGCGCGGTCGGCGGTGGATCGCCACATCATCCTGTTCCGACTCAGGCAGCTGCTGCTCCGCCGGCGGCTCCATGGGCGGGCCGCTCTCCGGCGGCGGGGCAGAACCCGCCTGCGCCGCCGCGCGGTGGTAGTCCTCGGCAGGCGCAGCACTGCCTTCAATGGTCACGCCGAACGCGCCGCGTGACCGGATCTCCGCGCGACGCCGCGGGTTCGTCTCCAGCCAGCAGCGCGCCGCGCGCGACGGATCCGACGTCACTTCCAGCAGCGGCGGGGCCTCCCTGACGCACTTGTCCCAGCCATAGGGGCAGCGATCGTGGAAACGACACCCGACCGGCCAGTGTACGGGGCTCGGCACCGTCCCCGGGATAACTGCGAGCGTCTCCTTGCGACGACCCAGGCGCGGCACGGCCTGCAGCAGGCCCTCCGTGTACGGGTGCCGCGGCTCGGCGAAGATCTGTTCGACTGTCCCGTGCTCCACGACCTGTCCTGCGTACATCACGACGACGCGGTCACACACCTCCGCGACGACGCCGAGGTCATGGGTGATCAGGATGACCGCCATCCCCATCCGCGTCCGGAGCTCCGCCAGCAGATCCAGAATCTGCGCCTGGATGGTGACGTCCAGTGCCGTGGTCGGCTCATCGGCGATCAACAGCTCCGGCTCGCATGCCAGGGCCATCGCGATCATCACGCGCTGACGCTGACCGCCCGACAGCTGGTGAGGAAAGTCATCCGCACGCTGCGCCGGGTTGGGTATGCCGACCAGGCGCAGCATCTCGATCGAACGCTCGCGCGCCTCGCGCTTGTTCATCGAGCGATGCAGCCGCAACGCCTCGCCGATCTGGTCACCGACCGGGAACACCGGATTCAGCGACGTCATCGGCTCCTGGAAGATCATCGCCATGTCGTTGCCGCGCAGATCACGCAGCCGCTTCTCACCCGCCCCGACCAGCTCGTCGCCCTTGAACCGTATCGAGCTGCCCTTCAGGATCTCCCCCGGCGGCCGCGGAATCAGCTGCATGACGGACAGCGATGTCACCGACTTGCCGCACCCGCTCTCACCGACGATCCCCAGCACCTCGCCCTTCCGCACCTCGAACGACACGCCATCGACCGCCTTCGCGGTGCCGGCGTCCGTGTGAAAGTAAGTGCGGAGGTCGATGACCTCGAGGAGGGGAGAGCTTTCGTTCATCAGGCTACCGCTCTTGGCGCTGACGGCGGGTTCGTCGCTGGGCACACGAACGGCTTATTCACCACAGAGCACTCAGAGCACTCAGAGGTGCTGCGAGGCAGGCCTCGAGGTGCTGATCCTGCGATCCGGTGACGCAACGCACGCGTTTCTCTGTTGTTAACAAAAAAAGAACACTTGCTGCCGAAGATGACGCCCGTCGCGCGCGAAAACGCCCTCTGTGTGCGCTGAGTGCTCTGTGGTGAATACATTCCGTTGTTGTTATGCGCTCTGCTGCCCAAGACGACGATCGTCGCGCGCGAAGCCACCCTCTGCGTGCCCTCGTTCATCATGTACGTAGCCTCGGATCGAGCGCATCCCTGAGGCCGTCCCCCACGAGATTGAACGCCAGCACGACCATCACGATCGTGAGTCCGGGGAATGTCGCCACCCACCACGCGCCGAGGAGGGTTTCCTTGCCCTCGGCAACCATGCTCCCCCACGTCGGCGTGGGCGCCTGGACGCCGAGGCCGAGGAACGACAGGCCGGCCTCCATCACGATGGTGTTGCCGATGCCGAGTGTGGCGGTGACGATCACGGGCGCGAGCACGTTCGGGATCAGATGCCGCATCATGATACGCGCGCGACTCATGCCGAGCGCCTGCGCGGCGTGGATGAACTCTCGCTCGCGCAGGCTCAGAACGTCGCCGCGTACGATGCGCGTGGTGCCCGGCCACTGTGTGAGACCGAGCACGAGGATGATCATGGTGATCGACGGGCCGAACAGCGCCACGATCATGATCAGCAGCACCAGACGCGGGAACGCGAGCACCACGTCCGTGAAGCGCATGATGATCGTGTCGACCTTGCCCGAGAAGTAGCCTGCGGCGGCACCGAGCAGTGTGCCGATCGTGATGCTGATCGCGGTTGCGACGAAGCCGATCGCCAGCGAGATTCGCGAGCCGTATATGATGCGACTCAACACATCGCGGCCGAAGCGGTCCGTGCCGAGAATGTTATCGCCGCCCGGCGCCAGGAATCCGGTCCGCGCGATGTCTTTCTGCGCGATGGGATCGAACGGCGCGATGAGCGGTGCGAGCAGCGCGACGAGATAGAGCAGCACGATGATCGCGAGACCGACCAGCGCCAGACGATTCCGCTTGAACTGTCGTGCGGCGATTGCCCACTGCGAATCCGTCCGCGCGGCGGCCCGGCGACCGCGCACAGCGAGATCCCACAGCGCCCAGCCCCAGAGCAGCAGCATGGACCCGAACAGCGTCGCGAGCGCGATGTAATCGTCGAGCGACGCGTCACCGACGGCGATGATCCGGTCCCACGCCCAGTAGACCAGCCCGAGCAGCACACCCCACGGGATCAGCACCAGGAGGCCGCGCAGCCATTCACCCATGACCGCATGGCCGCTGCCCGGCAGCAGCGCGCTCAGCAGCAGGACGTACGCGGGCGGGCGCTCGCCCATGGGCTGCGACGACGACACGGTCGACTGGTCGCCGGGTACACCCGCGTCCACGCCGGTCGGCACCGTCACCGGCGGTGCGGACTCCGGGTCCGGGATATTGTCGCGGCGATCGTCGTGCACCATGTCAGTCGTACCGGATGCGTGGGTCCGCGACGGCATACAGCACGTCTGCGATCAGGTTTCCCACCACCACGATCGTGGCGAAGATGAAGCTGGTCGCCATCACGAGCGGGTAGTCACGCTGGAAAATGGCGTCGTAGATGACACGACCCATGCCCGGCCACGCGAAGATCACCTCGATGAAGATGGCGCCGCTGAACAGGAACGGCAGATACAGACCGAGCAGTGTTATCACCGGCAGCATCGAGTTGCGCAGCGCGTGCTTCGTGATCACAGTCCGCTCCGACAGACCCTTGGCCCGCGCCGTCCTGATATAATCCTGGCGGATCACCTCCAGCATCTGGCCGCGCATGTAGCGCGCAACGCCCGCTGCGAGTGCGAGCGTCAGCGTGCCGACGGGCAGGATGAGGTGCGAGATGCGGTCCGCGATCTTCTCGCCGGCGCTCATGAACTCGTAATCCACGCTCGTGATCCCGGTCGCGGGCAGTGCGATCGGCCAGCCCCACTGGTGTGCCTTGAGTGAAAAGATCAGCACCAGCATCAGGGCGAGCCAGAACGACGGCATTGAGTAGAAGAACAGTGAAACGACGCTCGAGGTGCTGTCGAAGATCGAATACTGGCGGACCGCCTGGAGCACACCGATGAACATGCCGATCACGAATACGAGCACCAGCGCGGTGCCGGTGAGCATGAGAGTGTTCGGCAGCGCCTCGAACACGATTTCGGACACAGGCCGGCTCTGCGCCAGAGAGTAGCCGAAGTCACCCTGGAAGAACGACACCATCCAGCGGAAGTACTGCACGTGCAGCGGCTGGTCGAGGCCCAGGTTCCGCCGCATCTGCTCGATGATCTCGGGCGGAACGTTCGGGTTGAAATAGAATGATGTAGGATCGCCTGGTGCGAGATTCAGCACGAAGAAGATGATCGTTGCGATGCCGAGCAGCAGCGGTATCGCGCCGAGCAGCCGCTTCAGGATGAACGCGCCCATATCGTTGCGTCAGCCGCCGGTTGTCCACTGCGCTATGGAGCGCAGCTCGCCGCGCGGATCCATCTCCACACCGCCCATGCTCGCCTGCGACCCGGCCAGCTCGTTCAGCCAGAACATGAACGTCACGGGCTGCTCCCGCTGCAGCACCTCCGTCATCGCCTGCCACGCCGCACGCTGCTCACCCTCGTCCGTGGCGCGCGTGCCCCGCTCGATGGCGGCATCCAGGTCCGGGATCCGGACCGTGCTGCGGTTTGCCGACAGCTGCGTGTCCGCTTCCCGCGAGTGGAACAGCGCAGTCGGCGCAGCGGCTACCTGGAAGTTATCGAGCACCCAGTTCGTGAAGACCGCGTCAAAATTCCGCTCGCGATGATTCTGCAGCATCGTCTGGAATTCCATGACGCGGATCTCCACGTCCGCGCCCACCTGCCGCAGCTGGTTCTGCAGCACCTCCACCACCGAGCGACGCAGTGGATCGTCGCTGCTCAGCACCTCGAAGGCCAGCGGCTCACCCCGCGCATTCTCGCGAATGCCGTCTCCATTGCGGTCTGTCCAGCCGGCCTGCTCGAGCATCTGCGCCGCCTGCTCCGGATTGTGCGCGATGGGAGCGACGTCCGGATAGAGCGGGTGCCAGGGCGGGACCGTGCTCGTCGCAATGGCGCCCTCGCCGTACAGCAGCGCGTTCACGATCTCCTCCCGATCGATCGCATGCGCGAGCGCGCGCCGTACGGCGGCATCGTCGAACGGCGGCCGGGCATTGTTCCAGCCCAGGAAGTAGACGGTCCGGCCCGGGAACGAGTGCAGCTCCGTCCCGGCATTGTCCCGCACCTGCCGGACCTGGTCCGGCATCAGCGGAATGTCGACGTGCACGCTGCCGGTGATCAGCTCCGTCAGCATCGTGGACGCCTCGGGAATTACACGGAAAACGACGCGCTCCGCTGCGGCCGGGCCACCCAGCGCCTCGGGAAAGTCCTCGTTGCGCACCAGCATCAGCTGCTCGTTGGCGCGCCACTCACCGAACCGGAAGGGACCGCTGCCGACCGGCTGCCGGTTGAACTCGGAATTGCGCAGCTCCGCGGGCGCGACGTTCTCGAGCAGGTGGCGTGGCAGCGGTGGCCACCAGAAGTCCTCGAGCGCCTGCGCGTGTGGCCGAGCGAAGTGGAAGGTGATCGTGTAGTCGTCGACGACCTGCGCCGCGTCGACCTCGGCGAGGAACGCCGTGCCGAGGAGGGACGCGGTCTGTTCGTTCTTGGCGAGATTGAACGTGAACTCGACGTCCCGCGCAGTGACGGGCTGGCCATCATGCCAGCGCACGTCCTGCCGCAGATGGAATGTCACACCGGTATCACCGTGCATCTCCCACGACTCGGCGAGATACGGCTGCACCTGAAGGCCCTCGTCGTACTGCACGAGCGGCGTGAACAGAGCGTAGTTCATGAGCTCCAGGTCGTACTGCCCCGAGCTCGTCACGGGATTGAAGCTGCCGAAATCGGAGCGCATGCCCACCACGACCGTGCCGCCGGCACCCCCACCGCCTCCTCCGTCGCCGCCGCACGCACCCGCTACGAGTCCCGCCGCCAGCGCCAGACAGGTCGCGCCCCACCGGGACGCCCGCATCACCTGCTCCGAAATCGCTCTGCACGTCCGCATCCGCCGCCTCCACAGTATGTCCGGGGACGTTAGGTCTCCGTGATCAGCGCCGCCACGTCCATTCGTCGGCGCCGTAGCGCCCGGCGAGCTGTTCCGCGCGGTCGTTCTCGCGTTGATCCAGTCGCCCGGGCGCAAGACGGGTGCCGAAAATCCGCTCGAATCCCGTGCGCAGCGCGTCGATCAGCCCGGCCACGCACACAGGGGCGCCAGTCAGGTCCTCGAGCGTGATCGACCGGTCGGCCGCGTACCCCTCCTGGTCGGGCCGCGTCATGAGGTCGAGGACTCGCGTCTGTGAGCCGGACAGCAGGATGGAGCCGTGCTGAAGCAGCGCACCGTGCTCGCAGCGCTGGGCGCTGCCCACCAGCTTGCGCCCGCGGGCCACCACCTCACCTGCTGCTGGCGAGTGGAAACACGGCTCCGTCGCACCGTGCAGCGGACCGCGGGCGCGCATGCCGGTCGCCTGCTCAGCCGCGACCCCGAATCTGCGCAGCCCCTCCACGAGCGCCCGGTTAATGCCTGCGTAGGCCGCGCGCGGGCCGCCGAACGGCGTCAGAGGCGCGGCCACGCAATAGGTCAGCTCCCGGTCGTGCAGCACGGCCAGGCCACCCGTCGGGCGTCGCACGATGTCGATGCCGGCCGCCGCCGCGCGGCCCGGGTCGTAGAGATCTCGCGCGCACTGGTTCCGGCCGAGTGAGAGACAGGCGGGATCCCAGGTATAGAAGCGAAGCGCAGGTGGACCGCCCTGCAGCACCGACTCCAGCAGCACCTCGTCAACGGCCATGTTGCGAGCGCCGGGTGCAGCCGTATCCGCTGGGCGGCCGCCACCGTCACCGGTCCGGTCGCTTCCCGTGCCCACAATCAGCCGCCACGAGCCCGGCGCGTCTGTCATGTCCGCTGGACAGGCACGACCACCGCCCGGAAGAGGGAGGGTAAACGCTCGATCGTTTTGAAGTGGGCTGCATTATGGAGACGCATGGACGGTCCCCGATGAAAGGGTGCATCAGGCACGGGAGCCGGGGCGCAACTCGCCGCGGCCGGCCCCGTGCCGTGCCTCAGCCGATATGCTTGTTGTATTCGTCAGGGCCGAGCAGTGTGTCCAGCTCGCTCTCGTCGGAGACGCGGATTTTCACCATCCAGCCGGCGCCGTAAGGGTCGCTGTTGACCTGACCGGGGTCATCCGTGAGTGAGGCGTTGACCTCGACGATCTCGCCGGAGATCGGACAGTACAGATCGCTCACGGCCTTGACGGCTTCGACGGTACCGAAGACATCCTTGCGTGTGAAGCTCTCACCGGCGGACGGCAGCTCGACATACACCACGTCGCCCAGCTCGCCCTGCGCGTAGTCCGTGATCCCGACCTGGAACACGCCGGCCTCATCCGTCTTCTTCAGGTACTCGTGCTCCTCAGTGTAGAGGAGATCCCCGGGCACATCAGCCATGGCGCCTCCTGGGACGCTGCAGCAGGTTCGGTTCTCGATTCGTGCGGCCCTCGCCGCCGCGCGGAGAGAATAGACGACGCGCGATATAGCGTCAACTCTGCTCGTCGACGCGCACTTCGTTCAGCTGCCGCATGATGTCGATGAGGCGGCGCAGCTCCGATTCCACCACGACCAGGCTCTCCCGTATCTCCGGATCCTGCGCGCCGGGCTCTTCGAGGAGGAGCTGTACGTGCCCGAGCGCCGCCGTGATGGGATTGTTGGCGTCGTGTCGCACGCGGCGCACGAGCGTCACGATGTGGTTGAGTCGCTCTTCCGGTGTCATGACGGCAGTATACGATGTGTCCGTGCGTTGGAGAAGATGCGCGGCGTGGCCGCGGAGCGCGTGCCATGCTGACGCGGGGCTTGTAAACCGAACTGGATGCAATTAGAGTTGTCCTGCGCTCGCGAGCCTCGCGAGCTGGGCCGCCGCCGGGAAGCAAGGCTGAACGGCGGCCGGACCGCGGGACACAGGGCCCGCTGGTGTCGATGCCTGATGTTGAACTTTGAAAAGGAGGTGATCCCTTGGCCAGTTCGAGTATTTTTCGCAACCCGACACGGGCAAGCGATCGCCTGATCGGCGCCTAGCCGAACAGCCGACGTAACAGTCCG from Longimicrobiales bacterium encodes the following:
- a CDS encoding ABC transporter ATP-binding protein, producing MNESSPLLEVIDLRTYFHTDAGTAKAVDGVSFEVRKGEVLGIVGESGCGKSVTSLSVMQLIPRPPGEILKGSSIRFKGDELVGAGEKRLRDLRGNDMAMIFQEPMTSLNPVFPVGDQIGEALRLHRSMNKREARERSIEMLRLVGIPNPAQRADDFPHQLSGGQRQRVMIAMALACEPELLIADEPTTALDVTIQAQILDLLAELRTRMGMAVILITHDLGVVAEVCDRVVVMYAGQVVEHGTVEQIFAEPRHPYTEGLLQAVPRLGRRKETLAVIPGTVPSPVHWPVGCRFHDRCPYGWDKCVREAPPLLEVTSDPSRAARCWLETNPRRRAEIRSRGAFGVTIEGSAAPAEDYHRAAAQAGSAPPPESGPPMEPPAEQQLPESEQDDVAIHRRPRGEPPEGGAA
- a CDS encoding ABC transporter permease, which gives rise to MVHDDRRDNIPDPESAPPVTVPTGVDAGVPGDQSTVSSSQPMGERPPAYVLLLSALLPGSGHAVMGEWLRGLLVLIPWGVLLGLVYWAWDRIIAVGDASLDDYIALATLFGSMLLLWGWALWDLAVRGRRAAARTDSQWAIAARQFKRNRLALVGLAIIVLLYLVALLAPLIAPFDPIAQKDIARTGFLAPGGDNILGTDRFGRDVLSRIIYGSRISLAIGFVATAISITIGTLLGAAAGYFSGKVDTIIMRFTDVVLAFPRLVLLIMIVALFGPSITMIILVLGLTQWPGTTRIVRGDVLSLREREFIHAAQALGMSRARIMMRHLIPNVLAPVIVTATLGIGNTIVMEAGLSFLGLGVQAPTPTWGSMVAEGKETLLGAWWVATFPGLTIVMVVLAFNLVGDGLRDALDPRLRT
- a CDS encoding ABC transporter permease, producing the protein MGAFILKRLLGAIPLLLGIATIIFFVLNLAPGDPTSFYFNPNVPPEIIEQMRRNLGLDQPLHVQYFRWMVSFFQGDFGYSLAQSRPVSEIVFEALPNTLMLTGTALVLVFVIGMFIGVLQAVRQYSIFDSTSSVVSLFFYSMPSFWLALMLVLIFSLKAHQWGWPIALPATGITSVDYEFMSAGEKIADRISHLILPVGTLTLALAAGVARYMRGQMLEVIRQDYIRTARAKGLSERTVITKHALRNSMLPVITLLGLYLPFLFSGAIFIEVIFAWPGMGRVIYDAIFQRDYPLVMATSFIFATIVVVGNLIADVLYAVADPRIRYD
- a CDS encoding ABC transporter substrate-binding protein — translated: MRASRWGATCLALAAGLVAGACGGDGGGGGGAGGTVVVGMRSDFGSFNPVTSSGQYDLELMNYALFTPLVQYDEGLQVQPYLAESWEMHGDTGVTFHLRQDVRWHDGQPVTARDVEFTFNLAKNEQTASLLGTAFLAEVDAAQVVDDYTITFHFARPHAQALEDFWWPPLPRHLLENVAPAELRNSEFNRQPVGSGPFRFGEWRANEQLMLVRNEDFPEALGGPAAAERVVFRVIPEASTMLTELITGSVHVDIPLMPDQVRQVRDNAGTELHSFPGRTVYFLGWNNARPPFDDAAVRRALAHAIDREEIVNALLYGEGAIATSTVPPWHPLYPDVAPIAHNPEQAAQMLEQAGWTDRNGDGIRENARGEPLAFEVLSSDDPLRRSVVEVLQNQLRQVGADVEIRVMEFQTMLQNHRERNFDAVFTNWVLDNFQVAAAPTALFHSREADTQLSANRSTVRIPDLDAAIERGTRATDEGEQRAAWQAMTEVLQREQPVTFMFWLNELAGSQASMGGVEMDPRGELRSIAQWTTGG
- a CDS encoding biotin/lipoate A/B protein ligase family protein, encoding MTDAPGSWRLIVGTGSDRTGDGGGRPADTAAPGARNMAVDEVLLESVLQGGPPALRFYTWDPACLSLGRNQCARDLYDPGRAAAAGIDIVRRPTGGLAVLHDRELTYCVAAPLTPFGGPRAAYAGINRALVEGLRRFGVAAEQATGMRARGPLHGATEPCFHSPAAGEVVARGRKLVGSAQRCEHGALLQHGSILLSGSQTRVLDLMTRPDQEGYAADRSITLEDLTGAPVCVAGLIDALRTGFERIFGTRLAPGRLDQRENDRAEQLAGRYGADEWTWRR
- the gcvH gene encoding glycine cleavage system protein GcvH, encoding MADVPGDLLYTEEHEYLKKTDEAGVFQVGITDYAQGELGDVVYVELPSAGESFTRKDVFGTVEAVKAVSDLYCPISGEIVEVNASLTDDPGQVNSDPYGAGWMVKIRVSDESELDTLLGPDEYNKHIG
- a CDS encoding histidine kinase dimerization/phospho-acceptor domain-containing protein gives rise to the protein MTPEERLNHIVTLVRRVRHDANNPITAALGHVQLLLEEPGAQDPEIRESLVVVESELRRLIDIMRQLNEVRVDEQS